AGCGCTTCGAGCACGCGCACCAGCTCACCCTTGGCGGCTTCGTGACGCGCGCGCTCTTCCGCAAAGCGTGACAGCTTCTCTGCCACCGCCGTGGCCCTCGTCTGCAGGGCCGTGAGCGCAACGGCGAGGGTGCTCTCCTCTGCGCGCGCGGCCTTCGACTCGGTTGCGGCTTCTTTGGCCTGGTCTCGCAGCCGTGCGGCCTCTGACGCCACCGATTGGGCGCGAGACTCCGACACCGACGCGGCACGGTCAAGCTCGGCAAGCCTGGCCGCCATGCGCTGGGCCTCCGCGCGCAGATCATCTGCTCGGGTCCGGAGGTCTCGAAGCTCCTGATCTTGACGTCGACGCTCTTCGCGCATGCGCGTGAAGCGCTTCCGGAGGTCTTCGACCTCCTTCTCGAGCGCCTCGAGCTCGGCGCGCCGCTGCACGGGGCCGGCCTTCGAGTTCTTCTGGGTTCCGCCGCTCATCGAGCCGCCGGGGGCGAGAACATCGCCGTCGAGGGTCACGATCAGGGGAATGAACGCGCGCCTGCGCACCAGCGACTCATACAGCTCAGTGGCCACGTCGAGGGTCTCGACCACCACCGTGCGCCCGAGGAGAGCCGCCACCACGCCTTCGTATCGCGCTTCGAAGCGAACCAGGTCAGGGGCCCAGCCCACAACGCCGCGCTCATCGAGGCAGTCCGGACGTCGCTGCGGGGGGCGATCGAGGTCGAGGGGCCAGAATGTGACCTTGCCGCCGCGATCGCGCTTGAGAAGCTCGATGCAGGCCTTTGCGTGACGCTTCGACTCGACCAGCACGTCCTGCGCGTGGCCGCCGAGGGCCGCTTCGATGGCGCGGGCGTGATCACGCCCCGCAACCATGCACTCCGACACCACGCCGATGACGCCTGGCAGCTTGTCCGGGCGGCGGAGAAGGTAGCGCACCCCTTCGGAGAACCCCTGGTAGTCGTCCTCGATCTCCATGAGCGCCCCGAGGCGCGACGAGCGCTGGTGGTAGGCGTCTTCGAGTTTCTCGTTGTCGCGTGCGCCCTGCTCGATCTGGGCCTCGAGGGAGGTGCGCTGCTCCTTGAGGGTGGCCACCTCCTTGTCGATGGCGTCGAGGCGGGTCTTCAGCTCGTCGGCCTCGGCCCTCTTCTCTTCCTGGCGAGCTTCGTGCTCGCGCCCCTCGGCCTCTACCCGGTCGGCCTGCTCGGTGAGCGCCAGGGCGCGCTCGCTGGCGGCCAGGGCGCGCTCGCTGGCGGCCTGCTTGCGGGCCTCCACGGACGCCCGCTCCTGGGCCACGCTCGACTCCTCGCGAAGCGCTTCACCGAACTCGGGAGACCGTTCCACCGATTCCTGCTCGAGGGCTTCGATGCGCCGCTCCTGCGCGGCCACCTCGTCTTCGGTGCCGTCCACTGCAGTGGCCGCTGTCGCCTCTTCGTCACGGGCTTCAGACATCTGCTGGCCCAGCTCGGTGTCGAGCTCGCCGATGCGGGTCAGGCGGAGGTTGATGCGCTCCCGGTCGCGCTCCACGTTCTGCGCGCGCTCCTCGGCCAGCGCCACGTCGCGGCGGGCGCGCTCGAGCTCGATGGCGGCCAGGCGTCTCTCTTCCTGAACCCGCTGCAGCGTTTCCTCGAGGCGTGACATCTCCTCGCGACGCGATGAGACCTGCTCCTCGAGCCAGCCGAGGCGCTCGCCTGCGGTCTGCGCCTGGGTGGCCGCGCTCTCTCCTCGCTGCAGGATGTCTTGGAGCGCTTTCTCGATGCTCTCCATCTCCCGGGCGGCCAGCCCCACCTCGAGACGGCGGAGGCGCTCCTCGGCGCGCTTGTAGCGCTGGTA
This is a stretch of genomic DNA from Pseudomonadota bacterium. It encodes these proteins:
- the smc gene encoding chromosome segregation protein SMC; its protein translation is MYLKRCEMVGFKTFADRTELEFGPGITAIVGPNGSGKSNITDALRFCLGEGSVRTLRGNRMEEMIFAGSGTRQPAGMAECTVVFDNTDGYFPLEFSEISITRRLFRGGDTEYLINKAPSRLKDIHAMLAGTGLGQGSICMLGAREMGMVLSPDAQDRKIVIEEASGVLKYKMRKREAARKLDQVKDNLTRLHDILREVRTGLDTASHQVERYQRYKRAEERLRRLEVGLAAREMESIEKALQDILQRGESAATQAQTAGERLGWLEEQVSSRREEMSRLEETLQRVQEERRLAAIELERARRDVALAEERAQNVERDRERINLRLTRIGELDTELGQQMSEARDEEATAATAVDGTEDEVAAQERRIEALEQESVERSPEFGEALREESSVAQERASVEARKQAASERALAASERALALTEQADRVEAEGREHEARQEEKRAEADELKTRLDAIDKEVATLKEQRTSLEAQIEQGARDNEKLEDAYHQRSSRLGALMEIEDDYQGFSEGVRYLLRRPDKLPGVIGVVSECMVAGRDHARAIEAALGGHAQDVLVESKRHAKACIELLKRDRGGKVTFWPLDLDRPPQRRPDCLDERGVVGWAPDLVRFEARYEGVVAALLGRTVVVETLDVATELYESLVRRRAFIPLIVTLDGDVLAPGGSMSGGTQKNSKAGPVQRRAELEALEKEVEDLRKRFTRMREERRRQDQELRDLRTRADDLRAEAQRMAARLAELDRAASVSESRAQSVASEAARLRDQAKEAATESKAARAEESTLAVALTALQTRATAVAEKLSRFAEERARHEAAKGELVRVLEAL